GTTGGACGTCCGACGCGACCACACCCAGGCCAGCCAAAGAACCGCAACCAATGCacgctacagcggccggacgaccgaagtgtcaccggacgtccgacacACTACAGTGCCCGGACGACCGTCCGCTACCGGAAATCCGGTGACACCTGTCCAAAGAAGAAATGTGGGATGTTCGGCGCCCTCCGGACGACCGGACCCTCGCGAGCGGCCGGACGACCGACAACCATCTAACATCCGACATTGCCTACGTGCAGACCCACAGGTTTTTACCCATGCATCtctctcccacttaccccttcatgGCTTAGACTATAAACAGACCTCCCCCTCCTCACTTCTAGGGTTAGCAATGTGATAGCTCATCTTAGTTGAGCTTTTCTCCTTACCTACTCCTCTTGAGATAGAGAGAccactcccatggagttcaagACTTCCATGTGAGCATGTGAGAAGACCCCGAGGGATTCAAGACCCCCATCGTGGGAAGGATCTACctagatcatcaagacctcatctcctttGAATTTTGATGAACTCTACCTTGTATCTTttcctttgttgttcatgtaccttgtggatccaTGTGTTTGTTAGTCTAGTAGATGTGTGATTGGACTCGTTCTTGTGTTTTCTCCTTGTTCTTCGCGGGACCCCCTCCAATTCATGAAAGACCGGCCCCATAGAGTTCCAccctatatcatcttggtatcatgagccatattgatcacgaatttggagtccCCCCTTCattttctagcctaattttgtgtGCTTTTGTCCCAATTCCAAAATCCCCACCAAAAGTAGCCCTCCCAAATCTTTTGCATTTTGTTGGTTCTTTTGAGATTTTGTTGTGTTTGATCCATGATTTTGTTGTTTGGCAAGTGGATCTTGGCATTCCCAACCCCCCACCACGAAATCCATtcatttttttttccttttctccaTCAATTTTGACCCCGAAATCCCAAATTTCCGCCCAAAATCGCGTCCCGGATATGAAATCCCGAGTTGACCCAGACTCATCAGACATATGGAGCCTTCGGAACCACCAGATGTCCGGTATTTACTGGAAATCCGACCGCCCAAAAAAAGAGCCGAATTCTCGGATGTCCAGTAGCCCAGAAAACTGACTTCGCTGAAATTTTGTTTTggccataactaattcatccggagtccgattttgacgttctttagctcgttttgtaGCTATTGACACCCCCAATGCATCTCACAAAATTACCACCAtcatcatttgactccatcaaagttTCTGAAATTTGGCACTTATTATTTGGGCAGATTGTGTGTGTGTAAACTTTCTATATTTGTAGTACAAGGCTAGTGTAAGTTATTTTTATTTAGGAGTCCTTGCTAGGCCGTACTGTAATTGGATTCAGAGCGGACACCGGAGGCCTTGTCCGAGATGGAATTGAATTGTAGGAGCCCAGCTAGCTAGGTATGATGCAATCGGTACCACCTCGTCCGTAGGCAGCCCTGCACTTAATTTGCAGGCAGAAGCGAATCCAAGGAATCCAAGGAatcgaggacgacgacgacgacgaggaggaggatggAGATGGTGGCGCTGCGGAGCCAGGAGGGCGTGGATTTCGTGGTTCCCGCGGAGGAGGCCAGGGTGTCCATGTTCTTACGTCGTAGGATGGAGCTCGACCGCGAAAACTACATCGTCCCCGCCGACGGCGACGAGACCAAGTATACCCACATCTTGCTCCGCTCCATCCGAGCGGACGTCCTGCCCAAGGTTCTGCACTACTGCAAGAGGCACGCCATTGCCACCGACGACGACCGGGACCTCGGCGACTGGGACGCGGAGTTCGTCGGCAGTGTCGACCTCGACACCCTCTACGATCTCATCCTGGTGATTCATTAATCAATTTGTTTCCTCTCCATCTCTTCTCCCATCACACAACCAGCAACTAATCATGTGCTTGCTTGCACCGTATTTTTTTCTTCAACTTttgagttttttttttttgagacaattCAATTTTTGAGCTTTGAAGCATATATTGATCGTGTTAGTCACCGTTAAATCGCAGGCTTCGGAGAAGCTCGAGGTCCGAGGGCTCCTTGGTCTGGCCTGCCGGGCCCTCGCCGGCAAGATCAAGGGGAAGTCGCCACGCGAGACCTGCCATATCCTCGACGTCAGGGGCGTCTTCGACGACGCCAATCATGACCTCAAGTTGGTGGAGAAGGCGTTGGCGGCTCTTAACATAGTCCGTTGCCAGGACTTCACCCAATACGAACCCAAGCTCAATGCTTTCAAGTGTAGTCGATACCACAACTTTGAGAACCTAGCCTTCTTCGACTTCGACAAAGAATGTGAGTGTTCAATTTTCGGTCACCATCACcaaacttcttcttcttctaggtCTTCACTGCGCGACACAATATTAATACATAAGTACGCACGTGATACATGTTGGTTTTGATTTGTGATCATGTGCAGCCAGCTTCCAACGTGGTCCGCCGCTCCACAAGTTACCTTCACCCGAGTCGATCCAGCGATATTGCCTCAATGTCATTTCTGTCAAGGCGCGCGAATCGGATGTTGGCTATCCGATCAGTGTGTTTGGAACCGTTATAGCGAGGGACTATGTCGACTATAGATGCGTCTATCTGTTTAGGCGTGAAAGGGATGATCCCCAGCTCATCAGCTCTCCCGTATGTACCTTGATCTTTGTTCCTCGCCTTGTTAATTGCTGCTTATTATATCATTCCACCGTTTTTGCTCGGAAATGTAAGGCGTGTTTGACATCTTTTCTTTCCTTGAACCCTTTTGCAGGATGATATGTTATCTTTGGTAGATCCATGTCGAGCACTTGTTCCGATAGACAACGTTTATTTTGAGACTGATTTAAAGATCAAGTGTGATGGAGGGGCAGATAGAGTTTTCAGTAAAGGCATAACGGAATTCAATTGGGTTTGCATCCCTACATACAAGCAAACCATGGCGGTCAGTGTGTATAGTTTCCTGAGTGACATGGAGTTTTTATGTGCACTGGTACACGAACCCGTGGAAGCCACCATTGCAATCAATGTTTTGAAGGGGCCATGTAATATCTCAAGAGTAGCCGCTTCGGCTCCCGGAAACTTCAAGGATCATGTCGTTCTATACGAATCAGCGGGCAGTCCGACGGTAGTCGGCGATGGTGACTCCATCCCGTTAACTCGGAGCGTGGTAGCTATCTCTCTAGATCAAAAGTTGGCGCTCTTCCTTGTTGGTGGTGACGCGTGTGAACACCTTGCTCTCACTCTAGGACATTCCGATCAAGTGCTTATTCGCAAGATGGGTTGTGCGGTGTTGGAGGTAATAGTTGGTTGGACATATGTGCCGAGAAGAGAGAGGCCTAATATGTTTAAGGTTATCGGAAAACATACACGCCTCTTGCTGTGAGAAGGTATGGCGTCGATGGAGGCCACATATTAGTTGTTTGTATAGTTGTGGTACTCCTTCAATTAGAAGATGTAAGGCGTTACATAATTTTGTTTTAGATGTAACATAATTTTGTATTAGATGTAAGGCGTTATGTGAGAGGATTTCACGAAATGTAATTGGAGGTACTGTGAGCTTTTTGTTCATAAAAAAAATATGGTTTGCAAGAGCATGAAATCAGCATAGATCAATATGCATATACATAGTATAGATAAGTGTTGTGGCATTGTGGGTCTTGACAACTATATATATACTTGCATTGTGGATCTTCTGGTCGTAAGGAAGAAAGGAAGCAAAGCAGCTGCTGCCGCTGTGTGACCCTAACACTCGTCCAGTGGGTGAGAGTGACCCAGGCAGCACAGCACACCACTGAGCGCAGTGGCGGAGCTTGAAAGAAATCTTTGGAGGGGCGAAGCTATAAAAAACAAATACTAAATCATACGAATACAACAAGTTAGAAAGTTAGATATTGCAAATATCAAGTACAGATAATTATATTGATCTTCTCCAGATTAGCTTGCAAAATACATTTATAATCAGTAGAGAATTCAGTTCACTACAAAGTGCTATTTAACATGGAGCATTCAGTTCACTACGGATCAGCTCCAGAACAAAAGAAAGAGTCAATTACACTGATGGTGCTATAACTTGGCGCGAACGGTCACTTTAGTACTACAAGTTGTGGTGTACATTGAAGTGATTCAAAAACTTGGCTCGGACGTGCGAATACGGTTGCTTATCCCGTTTGTATACGAAATGTGCACTGACTAGGCATGTGGACCCTAAGAGCGTGTGGCCTGATTTTCACAAA
The Aegilops tauschii subsp. strangulata cultivar AL8/78 chromosome 3, Aet v6.0, whole genome shotgun sequence genome window above contains:
- the LOC141020871 gene encoding uncharacterized protein, yielding MVALRSQEGVDFVVPAEEARVSMFLRRRMELDRENYIVPADGDETKYTHILLRSIRADVLPKVLHYCKRHAIATDDDRDLGDWDAEFVGSVDLDTLYDLILASEKLEVRGLLGLACRALAGKIKGKSPRETCHILDVRGVFDDANHDLKLVEKALAALNIVRCQDFTQYEPKLNAFKCSRYHNFENLAFFDFDKESSFQRGPPLHKLPSPESIQRYCLNVISVKARESDVGYPISVFGTVIARDYVDYRCVYLFRRERDDPQLISSPDDMLSLVDPCRALVPIDNVYFETDLKIKCDGGADRVFSKGITEFNWM